In a genomic window of Phaeodactylum tricornutum CCAP 1055/1 chromosome 6, whole genome shotgun sequence:
- a CDS encoding predicted protein: MGQQPGGILLLLVWLSVSVRGSLAFRPPTPVRPFPTRCSVASSDNNDSAERSTTAATSTARQHNDIDDDEVPSDAMELGLDAKQLALLEEEQQKFLATCKVLCEQRNFPLEKVKNARDLSSVQNSPVQRNRILRMGRVSDASQDDIQLLFHQLNITTLIDTRSPTELKDDTTLLREQVFGNFTNMMWQEQGRGRDGCVKELEPGQQPVRPRSLKRFWEKDQGVAAATTAISETEISPSVSTEIIAQEHLEAELEISAEEDVCGLDCDEDDPETMQESTVLRTYQGNRKERHFVSLMNEFKYVKGTVGKLRKRDLAKAALRSPSAIFSKKARTAVKKPFLDEINDGGLPMLNELLLRFGAPGIKYVLELCADRTRHPVAFYCTAGKDRTGMLTAIILALCGTKAEDIVEDYSLSANVYAEMNDHQAMVGALSQRSLDPKTFLGAPPQVMRDTLLAIEENYGSVEGYCTWIGFGPEKQQKLIQACTQPDDEE, translated from the exons ATGGGTCAACAACCCGGAGGAATTCTGCTCTTGCTCGTGTGGCTTTCCGTGTCCGTTCGTGGTAGCTTGGCCTTTCGACCGCCGACTCCCGTGCGTCCGTTTCCCACGCGGTGTAGCGTCGCGTCCAGtgacaacaacgacagtgCCGAGCGTTCCACAACCGCAGCCACGAGTACAGC ACGACAACACAACgacatcgacgacgacgaggttCCTTCGGATGCCATGGAGCTGGGATTGGATGCGAAACAACTCGCATTGCTCGAAGAAGAGCAACAAAAGTTCCTAGCCACGTGCAAAGTACTCTGCGAACAACGAAACTTTCCCCTCGAAAAGGTCAAGAATGCCCGTGATCTTTCCTCCGTACAGAATTCTCCCGTACAGCGCAATCGGATCCTCCGTATGGGTCGCGTCTCCGACGCGTCTCAAGACGATATTCAGCTATTGTTCCATCAACTCAATATTACCACGCTCATTGATACCCGTTCACCGACCGAACTCAAAGACGATACTACGCTGCTCCGGGAACAAGTCTTTGGAAACTTCACCAACATGATGTGGCAGGAGCAAGGTCGTGGGAGAGATGGATGTGTCAAGGAACTCGAACCGGGTCAACAACCGGTGCGACCGCGATCTCTCAAGCGCTTTTGGGAAAAGGACCAAGGCGTTGCTGCGGCTACTACTGCCATCAGCGAGACCGAAATCTCCCCGTCGGTCTCCACCGAAATAATCGCTCAAGAGCATCTGGAAGCCGAGCTCGAAATCAGTGCCGAAGAGGACGTCTGTGGACTCGATTGCGACGAAGATGACCCCGAAACGATGCAAGAATCGACCGTCCTGCGGACCTACCAAGGCAACCGCAAAGAGCGTCATTTCGTTTCGCTCATGAACGAATTCAAGTACGTCAAGGGAACGGTCGGTAAATTGCGCAAGCGTGACCTGGCCAAGGCCGCCCTGCGATCACCCAGTGCCATTTTTTCGAAAAAAGCCCGGACAGCCGTCAAGAAGCCATTTCtggacgaaatcaacgaCGGAGGTTTGCCCATGCTGAACGAATTGCTGTTGCGCTTTGGCGCTCCCGGCATCAAGTACGTGCTGGAACTGTGCGCGGATCGCACCCGGCATCCAGTGGCATTTTACTGCACGGCCGGCAAGGATCGGACCGGTATGCTGACGGCTATCATTCTCGCCTTGTGTGGAACCAAAGCGGAGGATATTGTGGAAGACTATTCCTTGTCGGCAAATGTGTACGCGGAAATGAACGATCATCAGGCCATGGTAGGAGCATTGTCACAACGCAGCTTGGATCCCAAAACTTTCTTGGGAGCACCACCGCAAGTTATGCGGGATACGCTCTTGGCGATCGAAGAGAATTACGGATCGGTGGAAGGATA